Proteins from a single region of Nocardioides anomalus:
- the uvrB gene encoding excinuclease ABC subunit UvrB: MRPVTDLERRVAPFKVVSDFEPSGDQPAAIKEITRRIQGGEQDVVLLGATGTGKTATVAWVAEQVQRPVLVMQPNKTLAAQFANELRQLFPDNAVEYFVSYYDYYQPEAYVPQTDTYIEKDSSINEEVERLRHSATNSLLTRRDVIVVATVSCIYGLGTPQEYVDRMLRLKVGQEHDRDAILRQLVQMQYTRNDMTFARGNFRVRGDTLEIFPVYEEHQVRIEFFGDEIERLMTLHAVTGEVITEDQELYVFPATHYVAGPDRMERAVHGIELELEDRLAQFEREGKLLEAQRLRMRTTYDIEMMRQVGSCAGIENYSMHMDGRTPGSAPNTLLDYFPEDFVLVVDESHVAVPQIGGMYEGDMSRKRNLVDHGFRLPSAMDNRPLRWEEFLERIGQTIYLSATPGNYELDKVGGNTPPHVVEQIIRPTGLIDPQVVVKPTKGQIDDLISSIRDRTQKNERVLVTTLTKKMSEDLTDYLLDAGIRTRYLHSEVDTLKRIELLRDLRLGEYDVLVGINLLREGLDLPEVSLVSILDADKEGFLRSDKSLIQTIGRAARNVSGEVHMYADKVTPSMEAAIDETNRRRDKQIAYNEAHGIDPQPLRKKIADITEMLAREDETTQELLQTWAGTEAKGRAGGVRPPKGGGPRQPTPVLGDRAAGHHAKDLAGLPSSDLAQLIQDLTDQMKGAAAELQFEVAARLRDEISELKKELRQMMEATR; this comes from the coding sequence ATGCGTCCAGTCACCGACCTCGAGCGCCGCGTGGCGCCGTTCAAGGTCGTGTCCGACTTCGAGCCCTCGGGTGACCAGCCGGCCGCGATCAAGGAGATCACGCGCCGGATCCAGGGCGGCGAGCAGGACGTCGTGCTGCTCGGCGCGACCGGCACCGGCAAGACCGCGACCGTGGCGTGGGTGGCCGAGCAGGTCCAGCGGCCCGTCCTGGTGATGCAGCCCAACAAGACGCTGGCCGCGCAGTTCGCCAACGAGCTGCGCCAGCTCTTCCCGGACAACGCGGTGGAGTACTTCGTCTCCTACTACGACTACTACCAGCCCGAGGCCTACGTCCCCCAGACCGACACCTACATCGAGAAGGACTCCTCGATCAACGAGGAGGTCGAGCGGCTGCGCCACTCGGCGACCAACTCGCTGCTGACCCGACGCGACGTGATCGTGGTGGCCACGGTCTCGTGCATCTACGGCCTCGGCACCCCGCAGGAGTACGTCGACCGCATGCTGCGGCTCAAGGTGGGCCAGGAGCACGACCGCGACGCGATCCTGCGCCAGCTGGTGCAGATGCAGTACACCCGCAACGACATGACCTTCGCCCGCGGCAACTTCCGGGTCCGCGGCGACACCCTCGAGATCTTCCCGGTCTACGAAGAGCACCAGGTCCGCATCGAGTTCTTCGGCGACGAGATCGAGCGGCTGATGACCCTGCACGCGGTGACGGGCGAGGTGATCACCGAGGACCAGGAGCTCTACGTCTTCCCGGCCACCCACTACGTCGCCGGGCCCGACCGGATGGAGCGGGCGGTGCACGGGATCGAGCTCGAGCTCGAGGACCGGCTGGCCCAGTTCGAGCGCGAGGGCAAGCTGCTCGAGGCCCAGCGCCTGCGCATGCGCACGACGTACGACATCGAGATGATGCGCCAGGTCGGCTCGTGCGCGGGGATCGAGAACTACTCGATGCACATGGACGGCCGCACGCCCGGCTCGGCGCCCAACACCCTGCTCGACTACTTCCCCGAGGATTTCGTGCTCGTGGTCGACGAGTCGCACGTCGCGGTGCCGCAGATCGGCGGGATGTACGAAGGCGACATGTCGCGCAAGCGCAACCTGGTCGACCACGGCTTCCGGCTGCCCAGCGCGATGGACAACCGGCCGCTGCGCTGGGAAGAGTTCCTGGAGCGCATCGGGCAGACGATCTACCTCTCGGCCACCCCGGGCAACTACGAGCTCGACAAGGTCGGCGGCAACACCCCGCCCCACGTGGTCGAGCAGATCATCCGCCCGACCGGCCTGATCGACCCGCAGGTCGTGGTCAAGCCGACCAAGGGCCAGATCGACGACCTCATCTCCTCGATCCGCGACCGCACCCAGAAGAACGAGCGCGTCCTGGTCACCACCCTGACCAAGAAGATGTCCGAGGACCTCACCGACTACCTCCTCGACGCCGGCATCCGCACCCGCTACCTGCACTCCGAGGTCGACACCCTCAAGCGCATCGAGCTGCTGCGCGACCTGCGCCTGGGGGAGTACGACGTCCTCGTCGGCATCAACCTGCTCCGCGAGGGCCTCGACCTGCCCGAGGTCTCACTGGTGAGCATCCTCGACGCCGACAAGGAGGGCTTCCTGCGCTCTGACAAGTCGCTCATCCAGACCATCGGCCGCGCCGCCCGCAACGTCTCGGGCGAGGTGCACATGTACGCCGACAAGGTCACGCCCTCCATGGAGGCCGCGATCGACGAGACCAACCGGCGCCGCGACAAGCAGATCGCCTACAACGAGGCCCACGGCATCGACCCGCAGCCGCTGCGCAAGAAGATCGCCGACATCACCGAGATGCTCGCCCGCGAGGACGAGACCACCCAGGAGCTCCTCCAGACCTGGGCCGGCACCGAGGCCAAGGGCCGCGCCGGCGGCGTCCGCCCGCCCAAGGGCGGCGGCCCCCGCCAGCCCACCCCAGTCCTCGGCGACCGCGCCGCCGGCCACCACGCCAAGGACCTCGCCGGCCTCCCCAGCTCCGACCTCGCCCAGCTCATCCAGGATCTCACCGACCAGATGAAGGGCGCCGCCGCGGAGCTGCAGTTCGAGGTGGCCGCCCGCTTGCGCGACGAGATCTCCGAGCTCAAGAAGGAGCTCCGCCAGATGATGGAGGCCACTCGCTAG
- a CDS encoding aldo/keto reductase: MDTRKLGSSGLEVSALGLGCMGISQGFGPSPERPEMVRFLREAVEVGVTLFDTAEVYGPFDNEEVVGEALEPLRDQVVIATKFGFAIGDSDRRVDSRPEHIREAVEGSLSRLRTERIDLLYQHRVDPDVPIEDVAGTVGELIGEGKVGHFGLSEAGVDTIRRAHAVQEVTALQSEYSLFWREPEDQILATLEDLGIGFVPFSPLGRGFLTGAVDATTEFTEGDIRAGMPRFTAEARAANLALVDRVRTVAERHGATTGQVALAWLLAQRSWVVPIPGTRRRSRLEENLGAADLELTTEDLADLDEASREVKVVGDRYPEAMQALIDR; this comes from the coding sequence ATGGACACGCGCAAGCTGGGTTCGAGCGGGCTCGAGGTGTCGGCCCTGGGGTTGGGCTGCATGGGGATCAGCCAGGGGTTCGGGCCGTCGCCGGAGCGGCCGGAGATGGTGCGCTTCCTGCGTGAGGCGGTCGAGGTGGGGGTGACGCTCTTCGACACCGCGGAGGTCTACGGGCCGTTCGACAACGAGGAGGTCGTCGGCGAGGCGCTCGAGCCACTGCGGGACCAGGTGGTCATCGCGACGAAGTTCGGCTTCGCCATCGGCGACAGCGACCGCAGGGTCGACAGCCGGCCCGAGCACATCCGCGAGGCGGTGGAGGGGTCGCTGTCGCGGCTGCGGACCGAGCGGATCGACCTGCTCTACCAGCACCGCGTGGACCCGGACGTGCCGATCGAGGACGTCGCCGGCACGGTCGGGGAGCTGATCGGCGAGGGCAAGGTCGGCCACTTCGGGTTGTCCGAGGCCGGGGTCGACACGATCCGGCGGGCGCACGCGGTCCAGGAGGTCACGGCGCTGCAGAGCGAGTACTCCCTCTTCTGGCGCGAGCCGGAGGACCAGATCCTGGCCACGCTCGAGGACCTGGGCATCGGCTTCGTGCCGTTCAGCCCGCTGGGCCGCGGCTTCCTGACCGGTGCGGTCGACGCCACGACGGAGTTCACCGAGGGCGACATCCGGGCCGGGATGCCGCGCTTCACCGCCGAGGCCCGCGCCGCCAACCTGGCCCTGGTCGACCGGGTGCGGACGGTGGCCGAGCGCCACGGCGCCACCACCGGCCAGGTCGCCCTGGCCTGGCTGCTCGCGCAGCGGTCGTGGGTCGTGCCGATCCCGGGCACCCGTCGGCGCTCACGGTTGGAGGAGAACCTCGGCGCGGCCGACCTCGAGCTGACCACGGAGGACCTGGCCGACCTCGACGAGGCGTCGCGGGAGGTCAAGGTGGTGGGGGACCGCTACCCGGAGGCGATGCAGGCGCTCATCGACCGCTAG
- a CDS encoding haloacid dehalogenase type II, whose protein sequence is MTPFSLTEIDAVVFDVIGTLVDEDAVVVDAARRLAADTGVTSASSLRDRWVAALDTAMAAVVTESAPWRPHARLVAEAARDAVTALGGTWGDAAEAVAASVDVAYAAWPEVPDATAALREHVLVAALSNGDLDALARVAHAQRLCWDVVLSTGAVGTFKPAARAYLHVIDTLRLEPSRTLFVAAHPWDLRAAAGHGFRTAYVARPGAERPTADDRVDVEVEDLTGLVAALSG, encoded by the coding sequence GTGACGCCGTTCTCCCTGACCGAGATCGACGCGGTGGTCTTCGACGTGATCGGGACGCTGGTCGACGAGGACGCGGTCGTCGTCGACGCCGCCCGCCGGTTGGCCGCCGACACCGGGGTGACGTCCGCCTCGTCGCTGCGCGATCGCTGGGTCGCGGCCCTCGACACGGCCATGGCCGCCGTGGTCACCGAGAGCGCCCCCTGGCGACCGCACGCGCGACTGGTGGCTGAGGCCGCCCGAGACGCGGTCACCGCCCTCGGCGGGACGTGGGGCGACGCGGCCGAGGCCGTGGCGGCGTCGGTGGACGTGGCGTACGCCGCCTGGCCCGAGGTGCCCGACGCGACGGCCGCGCTCCGCGAGCACGTGCTCGTCGCGGCACTGAGCAACGGCGACCTCGACGCGCTGGCCCGGGTCGCCCACGCGCAACGACTCTGCTGGGACGTCGTGCTGTCGACCGGCGCCGTCGGCACGTTCAAGCCGGCCGCCCGGGCCTACCTCCACGTCATCGACACGCTCCGCCTCGAGCCGTCCCGCACGCTGTTCGTCGCCGCCCACCCGTGGGACCTGCGGGCCGCCGCGGGCCACGGGTTCCGCACGGCGTACGTCGCCCGCCCCGGAGCCGAGCGCCCGACGGCAGACGACCGTGTCGACGTCGAGGTCGAGGACCTCACCGGCCTCGTGGCGGCGCTGAGCGGCTGA